A genomic segment from Syntrophotalea acetylenivorans encodes:
- a CDS encoding DNA-binding protein, translating into MPRKGIRYEQVAEACAVLEKSQQLSVRAIQARTGGSMTTVLKHYRRWQRERSGQAGVETTISDRLRHALLSELEEAAAQARHAGQKEIKEAQQQIDQLKKETEKKQLRFAQQFQIAQQQKRLLEKKLLDAEQRAATAEKQLRSAQDRLNTAQKSLQRERRKQLLKGTILQKAQDLKPVGEDPTPGQEQKDQVLEESPKISTAQKKAPATKKPKKKVQQSLFDF; encoded by the coding sequence ATGCCCAGAAAAGGTATCAGGTACGAGCAGGTCGCCGAGGCTTGTGCCGTTCTGGAAAAGTCTCAACAGCTGAGCGTCCGCGCCATTCAGGCGCGAACCGGCGGGTCGATGACCACGGTGCTCAAACACTATCGCCGCTGGCAACGGGAACGTTCAGGACAGGCGGGAGTCGAAACAACCATCTCCGACCGGTTGCGCCATGCCCTGCTGAGCGAATTGGAAGAAGCCGCTGCTCAGGCCCGCCATGCAGGTCAGAAGGAGATAAAGGAAGCGCAACAGCAAATTGACCAGTTAAAAAAAGAAACGGAGAAGAAACAGTTACGTTTCGCACAACAGTTTCAAATCGCCCAGCAACAGAAAAGGCTGCTGGAGAAAAAGTTACTTGATGCAGAGCAACGGGCTGCAACTGCTGAAAAACAACTGCGCAGCGCCCAAGACCGCCTGAACACTGCGCAGAAGTCTCTTCAAAGAGAGCGGCGCAAACAACTGCTCAAAGGAACAATTCTGCAAAAAGCACAAGACCTCAAGCCAGTCGGGGAAGACCCAACACCAGGACAGGAACAAAAAGACCAGGTTCTGGAAGAATCACCCAAAATATCTACGGCACAAAAAAAAGCACCTGCCACCAAAAAACCGAAAAAAAAGGTCCAGCAAAGTTTATTCGATTTTTAG
- a CDS encoding DUF3135 domain-containing protein produces the protein MESHIQKSDNIYEQLQGVYQKDPEEFERLSSDLIRQALDDVPDEFKAQAYGIQRKIEHQLKKYKDPIARMNAMVEIFWRQFQEFQAVINDPREVLENKRRCGTSAKVLPFKEPGPHH, from the coding sequence ATGGAAAGTCATATCCAAAAATCGGATAATATCTACGAGCAATTACAGGGGGTCTACCAAAAAGACCCGGAAGAATTTGAACGGCTTAGCAGCGACTTGATTCGACAGGCATTGGATGATGTTCCCGATGAATTCAAAGCCCAGGCCTATGGAATCCAGCGCAAAATTGAACACCAACTCAAAAAATATAAAGATCCTATTGCGCGTATGAACGCAATGGTAGAAATATTTTGGCGCCAATTCCAAGAGTTTCAGGCGGTGATCAACGACCCCCGTGAGGTTCTTGAAAACAAGCGCCGTTGTGGCACATCGGCCAAGGTTTTACCCTTTAAGGAACCGGGCCCACATCATTAA
- a CDS encoding TatD family hydrolase encodes MNNNSPALIDTHAHLDSKRFADDLPQVIEAAKEAGVNHILTIGCDLASSRASVELAKTYSEVYAAVGIHPHDAREATIEAMDQLKTLAQQDKVVAIGEMGLDYYRDHCPHDIQQMAFRRQIALAREVGLPIIVHDREAHQDVLQILREEQAKQVGGVLHCFSGDLAMAQACIDMGFYISFPGTLTYPANQALRDVAEAISTDHVLLETDCPYLAPQPCRGKRNEPAFVRYTAEELARIKGLSLADIARITRLNTFRLFGIGEPDQNSRIAYPIRDALYLNITNRCSNQCVFCAKFKDFTVKGHALKLKREPTVEEIKRAVGSVQNYREVVFCGYGEPLLRLDLVKEVAAWLHEQGVRVRINTDGQANLVHQRNILPELAGLVDAISVSLNAANAADYQRICQSDFGEAGYEAVKDFLREAKKHIPSVTASVVTLPGIDVESCRKIVEEELGVKFLIRKYNEVG; translated from the coding sequence ATGAACAATAACTCCCCTGCCCTCATTGACACCCACGCTCACCTGGATAGTAAACGTTTTGCCGATGATCTGCCACAGGTCATCGAGGCGGCCAAAGAAGCCGGTGTAAACCATATACTTACCATCGGCTGCGACCTCGCCAGTTCCAGAGCCAGCGTCGAACTGGCGAAAACCTATTCCGAAGTCTATGCGGCTGTCGGCATTCATCCTCACGATGCTCGTGAAGCCACGATTGAGGCAATGGACCAGTTAAAGACCCTCGCCCAACAGGACAAAGTGGTGGCCATCGGTGAAATGGGCCTCGACTACTATCGCGATCACTGCCCCCACGATATTCAGCAAATGGCCTTTCGCCGTCAGATTGCCCTGGCCAGAGAAGTAGGCTTGCCGATTATTGTTCATGATCGAGAGGCCCATCAGGACGTACTGCAAATATTAAGGGAAGAACAGGCGAAACAAGTCGGCGGAGTACTGCACTGTTTCAGTGGCGATTTAGCTATGGCCCAAGCCTGCATCGACATGGGGTTTTATATTTCCTTCCCAGGCACTTTGACCTACCCCGCCAACCAGGCATTGCGTGATGTGGCTGAAGCCATCAGCACCGACCACGTTCTTCTGGAGACGGACTGCCCTTACCTTGCCCCGCAACCATGCCGGGGCAAACGCAACGAACCGGCTTTCGTTCGCTATACGGCTGAGGAACTGGCGCGTATCAAAGGCCTATCGCTTGCCGATATCGCCCGTATTACCCGCCTCAACACCTTTCGCTTATTCGGCATTGGCGAGCCAGATCAAAACAGCCGCATTGCTTATCCAATACGTGATGCGCTTTATCTCAACATCACCAACCGCTGCAGCAATCAATGTGTTTTTTGCGCAAAATTCAAGGATTTTACCGTTAAAGGCCACGCCTTGAAGCTGAAAAGGGAGCCAACCGTTGAAGAGATTAAACGGGCTGTCGGGAGCGTTCAAAACTATCGAGAGGTGGTTTTTTGCGGCTATGGCGAACCCTTGCTTCGCCTGGATTTAGTCAAAGAAGTGGCCGCCTGGCTGCACGAACAAGGAGTCCGGGTCAGAATAAATACCGACGGCCAGGCCAATCTGGTGCATCAACGAAATATCCTCCCCGAGCTGGCCGGTCTGGTGGATGCCATCTCCGTATCTCTCAACGCGGCCAATGCCGCGGATTATCAGCGAATTTGCCAGTCGGACTTCGGCGAAGCAGGATATGAAGCGGTCAAAGATTTTTTGCGGGAAGCTAAAAAACACATTCCGTCGGTAACCGCCAGCGTCGTAACCCTACCGGGCATCGATGTAGAATCCTGTCGTAAAATAGTTGAAGAAGAACTCGGGGTAAAATTTTTGATCAGAAAATATAACGAGGTGGGCTGA